CCAGCCAAACAAACAGACTGGACAAACAGAATCCAGACAGCTAGACGTTAAAACCGTGTCAGCAAAAACAACCGTTTTCAAGTAaagaatgcaataaaatccatGTATTTATACACTTCTACACTCTACAATCTGTCCAACAGGTGGAGTCTGCGAGCTCTCGCTGAATGTCTAAGAAGCCAAAAAGTTCTCCAGCCGGTCACAACCTTAGAAAGCTCACAGAGCGTAGAAGTGATGCTGAACTAAAGGCACAGGTCTAAAAAGGAGACGTAGTTCTACAGGCTTTCTGGTTTTTCAGAGGCCTCAGACTGGGCTAATATATAAGCTtgaagaagaaacaataaagcaATGGAAGATTAACTTCTTGAACTGATAAATCAAAGATTTCAAAGTATTTAAGTTTTTTACAAGAAATGAGTTAAAATGTTACAAATGATTTACTGGCTCAGGGGACTCAGACAGCAGGGTAGGGTCTAATCCGTCTTTCTAACAGTTTTGGCTGAAGGCACATAGCTGTGGAGGTCTAAAGGTTACAGAGCACATTTCTGCGTTAATGCATTCAGAGGCAAGATAAAAGTTGGGTTTAGGGGAGTAAAACGTTAAAAAGATTTGGCAGTATTTCTTTGCCTAATGGCCTCCACAATACATCCTGCTTTTTGCTTCAGATTTGGGAGGTCAAAACAAAGAATTCAGTGGCATACAGGACCGTTGGCTCCCTGGCGTCTCCCAGTAATAATTGAATTTCCAGCACCGTTTGGGTTCCCATGTGAAATCTTGAGCTGCAGACGTCTGCATGACAGTCTTCTGCCTTGACTTTGTTTTTGAGGCTTTTGAAGTGAAGACCAGCAGCAAATGAAGGAGAAAAGCACCACAGACATGAGACAATGACATCAAAAGAAATGATGAAAGGATGTTTTTTTAAGCAGTCTTTTTAACGACGTGGATGAAGTAACGAGGAGCTTCTCCCTGGCCAGGCTTGTGCTGCTTGAAATCACCAAATACGCTCTGCTCACACTTTCCCAGGAACGCTTCCTTCAGGAGCTCCTTGAAGCTCTCCACCCGGTGGGGGTAATACGACAAGCGGAATTTACTGCAACACAGATCATGGGTTATTACAGTCTTATTACAGTCTTATTACATGCCAATAGCTTCACAATACCAACACAgcgtcactctctctctcaaaaaaCTCCAAAACGTCAATTTACAGAATAAGCTTTCTTCCATTGAAAGAAACTTGGAAACTAAGTTGCGCGAGCCTTTAACTCTAATACAGCTTACATTCGCTGAACTTTTCTCCAGGATCATTCCTAAGCCTCCCTGTCTATGTTTCCAAGTTACTGTACCTCGTCTCTGGTGGTGTCTTCACTCCCTCCTCTTGCGGGACCTCCAGTGAGTAGTCTAGTGTGACCATGTGGGGCTTGTTATTGACCCAAAGCACTGATGTGGAGATGTCCTGTTTTAAGTCACTCTACAATACAAACAGAAGGCTTTTGAAGAAAGGTACTACACAAGTTATACAAGAATTACTTTTATGGCTCTTTTATGCTTTCACTGACCTTAAATTTTACTAAGTGCCAGATATGCAACACAAAGACAATAAGCCCATTTATCCTGAATCTTCTGAGTGCTGGCTTTAGCCAAACAgccttattttaaaaagtggtctgcttaaatataaacataatataatCCTCTATATGTTTTGGAGCTTAATTCCTATTTATTTTCTAAAcctataattaaaaaaatgaatgtggCATTGCTTTTGCACAAGCCACATTTATCAGTTTGTTAAAGCAGTGATTATGCTTATAAATATGCAGAAGTGTGTCTTTGTAGAGatgtaaaaaattataaaacatAGAAAATATCACTTAGAAAATCGCatggggacagtggtggctcagcggttagagcttcgggttattgatgacagggttgtgggttcgatacccaggctcagcaagctgccactgttggacccttgagcaaggcccttcacccacTCTGCTCCCCACtctgtgctcactgtccactgtgtatgtttcactggtgtgtatgtatgtatgtgtgtatgtatgtgtgtgtgtgttcactgcacggatgggttctGTGTCTGCTagtggtgaatatggttgtcttgtcttagtGTTCGGGAAAGAAAACCTACCTGGTAATAAATATTCTTCCCTTCTGGAGCTCGGCCGGTCTCCAGGATATAGTCATAATTACGGTGATCGATGATGAGGATTCCTCCAGGTTTCACCATGCTGGCGATGTTCTGCAGGGCCAGCTTCTGGTCACTCTGGTCCCCTAAGAGAGAATTAATCAGTACATCAGAACATCCAGAACTGAAACCTTAATAAACTTAAAAAGAATATCCTCACCTTTAAAGTCTGGTAAATGAGCGAATGAGTTCCCCAGGCAGATAACAGCATCAAACCCATCTGCAGGCTTCTGCACATCTTCTGTTAGTGTGAGCCAGTTAGCCTCTTCAATAACTGGGAGGAAGATGTTCGGCACAGAGTAACAATGAGATTAGCTTTACAGTAATTTCACAGATTCCTCGAGAGCTACTTCTCATGAATTAGAAGACTCTTCTTACCCCACTGGTCAAAAGCTGTCTCTTTCCTCCTCTCCCATCTCTCCTTGAGGGCATATTTCAGCATCTTATCACTGGCGTCCACGCTGACCAGCCTgaatccctcctccaccaacatGATAGAATCCACTCTGCAGAAAGGTAGGGCTTTAAAGGGGTGGTTCACTGGATAGTCAAATGTACACAGTCTCCCCCCAATAAAAACTCTCCAATAAAAAACACCAGAGCGAGGTCACTCCAGATGTGTGTCCAGATGTATTACATGTATCGCCATTGTCATATACAGAGATAGCCCAGACGCCTTTTGTGCTGTTAGGGGTGTTAGTTAGTTCAGAGTGATGTCTGCATttggcagacgctcttctccagaccgacttacaaaagtgcttcactgtttactcagaaaatacccttagctagtttgtacagactagaatctgtgtttgaagacagcgagcgttcggacacccaggggaagttcgttccaccacttcggtgccagaaCGGAAAAAAGTCGCTCGTCTTCCATAGATCTTACAGGATGGTGGCACAAGCCAAGCCGtatttgaagctggaagggctcttggtactgatcggcttttgaccatcaagtacggaggggctggtccattctcggctctgtaggccagcgtcagggtttgaATCTAATgcgagcagcagctacaggaagccagtgaagaaagaacgcagcagaggagagacatggctgaagtgccgctgcattctggatcagttgcaggggcctgatgtaTTTGGTTAACCATATTGCCCCACCCCTTGGTCACACAAAGCCacacaatgaatggaccaatagaaatgctccaaaacaacTTGGAGTAaactctttttacattgacttccattgacagGTTAGacattttttccttctcttgtaaagctgctatttttggGAGGCAACGATAGCGACAAATTGTTTAATCAAATAATTCTGTTAGGTGTAACGCCCACCTTTATGAACTTTAAGCCATTTCTGACATTTGagcttattctttttttaaactgtacAGTTGTCATAAACTAATACCACTAAGAGAGGGTGCAGTTCATCGCCCACTTCTTCTTATGTACTTAAAAACAGTCACGCCATTGTTTCATATGTCTAGTTACACTGGAAAACTCTCCTGGGGACTTACAGGGCAGTACTCTAACATGTCAGACTTCTGTCTGACTGGGGTTGAACTGTGCAGCTGCCCTCAGGGAAAGTAGCCTGTTAAAATTCCTCAGATTCCTGTCTGAAGAATACAGGCCCTCCGTCAGGGCTCTAGCTGTCAGTCTCTGAACTGGGGATACATAACTTCAACACAACGTGTGTACCATACCACAATTCATATTTAATTAAacttaaatatgaatattactTCTAGTTTACTGAGTAACACAAAAGCTGCTCTGTGCGCTTGTTAATGTGTCACCCATCAAACCCTGGATATTGAACTAGTAGGAATGTTATGGTAATGAGCAGCTGATACGAATATGAGTATAATATGTAAAATCACAGAGAGTAGGAACCAGCAGCTGTGATGATTAGAGCAAAATATaccatctgtccaaatgtttgtggacaccacttctaataaatacattcgaCTACTTTAAgtttgcacccactgctgacacaatggtatttaccatcaaacctgactgaaatACTTtgtaattacacagaagtaCTGAAAATATAACCCCCTTGACTTGGAGAACACTGATGATGTGATGAAAAAatcaggacaccccatgaaagcATATTTAAACGGCCGGACGTTTGTAAAATACCTAAACAGCTGAAGAAATGTCCTAGaaccaggtgcagaacatcCGCTGCAGATGTTTAGAGCATGGTTATAATAGGTTCTTAGTTCACCTTTAAGTAGCTATACCCGTGGAGGTGTTTGTTAATATGAAGAtcaattacactatatggacaaaagtattgggacacctgctcattcactgattttttaaaaaaatcaaaggagctgatcctgcttttgttggagtaactgtctctactgttcaggaaagaaggctttctactagattttggagaagcattgctgtgaggatttgactgcattcagccacaggagtgttaataaggtcaggatgttggatgaccaaaaccgcacctcacccccaactccccagcttactccaaaagtattagatggagcatcaTGAATTGAACCACCAATGCTaaaatacccctctagcccaggcctgtttattctattggcagtacttctctacaggaactagataaGATCTGTgagtttgcatttgcacattagtgtcagcaataggtgcaaattaaagtagctgagtgcattcattagaaggggtgtccacaaatatttggacatatgtagtgtaatgtttaaatatgttaaaaagacaaaggttttcattggGGTGCACTTGTTTATTCACATGACTGTATCACGGAATTGCACTGGTGAATTATTAGCATGGCGTGGTTTCAGACCGGCCTGACCATAGTAATTTACTTTCCGCTGAGCTGGTCAAGACATTCATAtacaaacagtaaaaacaggAGGACTGATTACAGGGCTGATGTATGTGCTGCCATGTGATGCAAGAAATAGCTCAAGACTACCTTCAGCACGAGTGAAAAGTCATCATCGTGTTTCTAGATTGTGCTGAAGCAGCAATCTGCGAGGAGCCTGTTCTGGCCCAGGAGCAGCTGCTGCAGGcgagagaacagcagcagcggAGGCTATTCTTAGTTCAGGTTAGTGTGTCAGTGTTACACTGGCTGAGAGTGGAGGGTTCAGTGGGCTAGAGTAAAGCAAAGCCTTTAAAGAATCTGTAAAGctacagcagcactgcagcTCTCACTgcaaacacactatatgtccaaatgtttgtggacacccctcctaacgaatgcattcagctacttcaacgtgcaaatgcgcacacacagcttgtctagtccctgtagagaagtactgccaatagaataggactctctgcagcaggtAGACATGAACttgctggcaccatgctgtctaatgccaggtgtgggctagaggggtatagagcccctcagcactgagctgtggagcagtggaactgtgttctctggaatggtgatgctccacccagtacttttgtgatgagttgaggataaggtggggtggtgatcatccaacctccTGTCCTTACttatgctcttgtcgctgaatgcaatcaaatactcacaacAGTGCCCCAGAATCttatagaaagccttcttctctgcacAGCAGCTTGATTTCACCGTAGTGTGACACTATGGTTCATCAGTGcaatactcaaattatactgttcatatgtgcaataataatagtactgtaattcaatttaatatgTGTGCAATAATtgtccatatttattatcacagttattgCCACGATGCCAGtttactatattcatataatttgtatttatgtacacacacacacatatatataacaaCTGCAACTTCCCTCCTGGGATCCATAAAGTATTTTTGATTCCAATTCTGATTCTAattctgatttcagaagagaacAGTGAACGAGctggtgtctcaatacttttgtccatatagtgtaacatTACTCGAGTTACAACTTGAGTTATGAGCTGGAGTCATGAACTTGAAACTTATCCTTTTCTGCCCCTCCAAACATGCTAGTAATCTACGGCATGTGACGACGGCTCCATTTCATTTTCTTCTCCATTAAGTCATTTTTTAAGGCAAAACTTTCTGCTTCACCAAGTTCTTACAAGAGGTCATTCCACTGTGTTAGACAGCTGTGCCTCATTAAGCTGAGGTACAGCTGATCTAAGGTTGCCACCTTTCAGAACTGAAAATAAGGGAGCCCACCATGGCTGCTCTGGGCCATGACCACCACGGGCCTGACTACAAACATTTGTAATCTaggaaatgtgtatatatttaagaATAAACGTTTTCTCTTAactagtgtatttatttattaactattaatGCCCATTTATAATATTCATTTTGGCTAATactactgaatattaaataaatgataattcaCTCGACTTTAAAAACTCAACATCCTAAACAATAGTCTACTAAAATAAGCTTTATCTCCACTGACACTGTCCAGCCAAGGATGTGCCTCTTCCCTCTCACGTCTGTATTGGACATTTATAGAAATACGGAACAAAATTGGTTGAATACGGGACGCAACATTTCAGTGCCAAATAAAGGGAGATCCTGTATTTTACAGGACGGGTGGCAAACCTAAGCTGATCTCTTGTCAGTGTACTGATAAGGATTAGGAGTTTGTGGTGCTGTTGATGTACCCATCTAATGGCATGACTTAGAGGCAGCACTAGCCTCCATTCTCAATTCCTGGGTGGCTAGTGTCAGCTTCTAGGCTCTAATCAGCCATGCTCCCTTCTTCGGTGTGGCTAGTGCTAGCTTTTAGGCTCCAGTCAACCATTCGTCCTTCTCCTGTGCAGCTAGCATTGGCTTTAAGCCTTAATTCTGTTAGCTTTAAGCATCTGGTTAGCAATACCTgcttggtggttggtgtggcgcgacagataaaaccactagctaccagtgagctattacaccatgtgggagaccagggtttgattcccagtctgagtGATTATTCtgcgctataccaataagagtccctgggcaagactcctaacactacagtgACCCATctgtgtaatacgagtaaccttgtaagtcgctctgaataagagtgtcagctaaatgccgtaaatgtaaatgtaattcccCTTTCTTTGGTGTGTCTAGTGCTAGTTGGTCTCAGTTAGCCATTCTCCCGTCTCTGATGCCCCTAACATTAACGTTTATGGCCCAGGTCAGCTGTGTCAGTCTCTTCTCTGCTgcagcctagcattagcttttagtctatTCAGCCTCACACATATTCTCCCCAAGCAGCCCTTGTGTTTAGCCTTAAAAGCCTTGGATGTATGCTACCTCTTGGGGGGCGTAAATCAAtctttgtaaataaaaaaatgggtGTGCTTTTGAAAGAAGGCAGTGTTTGAGGTACATGGTTTGTTGCTTACATGTCCTGAACTCTCATTCTTACCCCACGCtgagataaatacagttttccctTCTAGAACAGCTTTAACGTTAAAAATGATCTTTGAGAAGATTCGACTTCTGCAATCAGAAAACTGCACAATTTTACCTACAGCACCCCCTgttgagctcaacagtagcgacgctgtgtttacatcgctcAGTAAAAGTGCCGATACGCCACgaggctctgtaaagagagagagacctacggGAGGATGTTGGGGCCAACCTGGTAAAATGAGTAATTTACATTAAAAAGGTTAACATGTTAATCTCCTGCATTAACGCATTAACATTAACAGCACTGTTTATAATCCCTTTATAACAATAACAGTGGGTTAACTTCCTAACCTAGTAACTGTTAGGCCTCAGGAGGCGTGTTTAAGGATCTTACTGTAACAGTGCTGAAAGTCCTGCCTACTCACAAAGAGCCTGAACCAAAAAACAAGAAAGCCTGAGTAAGCAATTCTGTGCCAAAAAAAACTAAGCTATCCCTTAATTCCATCTCCCTCTGTtgcacaagtacacacacacacacacacatatactcagGCTAAAGTAgctttaaaacaaatcaaacaaGATGACTGAACAGGGCCGGGTTTCTTGAAAGTAACTTAGCTCTCCTAAAGCGGATTCTTAAATGGTCGAGCGAGCACCACACTGAATGCTCTCTCTAGCAGTTAAGCAGATTTTCACACCAGGATGTTCGGGTCCAGTTTATTCGAGTGAAAATAATTCCTAAATCGCTCTAAAACTCAATGCTAATTTTGGTTGCTTGCACAAAGCAAGGTGGGAGCTACCTCAAACCCAGAAAATGTGTCTTGTTTAAGACTCCTTTCAGGATCACCTAAAATAGTTTAGTCTATTATCGTTTTTACGGCTGCAGTTTACAGAAGCTGCAGTCACAGCAGACTTTGACGAAGCACATACAGAACATGTCTGAGCTGGTTTTGCAAAACAGTGCCTGAGCCAATGCCCTGCCTAGTGACCCAATATTACACAagcagggagagagggaggtacTGCGGGGAACGAATGGCCTTTAACTGTCACGGTCAGTAAACCATTCACTCCGCCTGGCCATTTTAACAGTCTCAAATACACTGGATATGCTTGGCTCAGTCCAGGTGGCTGAGCTGCCCAGGCATTTGCAACAAAATAAGGGGGCGgagttttactttctggacctgaaaaTCTCCTTCTCTTAGATGTATACACTAAATTAGGCATGCTatgataaataaacactaaaataagagtgttataatgagtaaacactaaaataggcctgttatgatgagtaaacactaaaataagagTGTTGTAGtaggtaaacactaaaataggcctgttataatgagtaaacactaaaataagagtgttataatgagtaaacactaaaataggcctgttatagcaggtaaacactaaaataggcctgttataatgagtaaacactaaaataggcctgttatagcaggtaaacactaaaataggcctgttataatgagtaaacactaaaataggcctgttatagtaagtaaacactaaaataggcctgttataatgagtaaacactaaaataagagtgttataatgagtaaacactaaaataagagtgttataatgagtaaacactaaaataggcctgttatagtaagtaaacactaaaataggccagttataatgagtaaacactaagataggtctgttataatgagtaaacactaaaataggtctgttataatgagtaaacactaaaataggcctgttataatgagtaaacactaagaTAGGTCTGTTATAgtaagtaaacactaaaataggcctgttataatgagtaaacactaaaataagagttataatgagtaaacactaaaataggcctgttatagaaagtaaacactaaaataggcctgttataatgagtaaacaccaaaataggcctgttatagtaggtaaacactaaaatagacCTGTTATAGcaggtaaacactaaaataagagTGTTATAgaaagtaaacactaaaataggcctgttataatgagtaaacactaaaataggctgttataatgagtaaacactaaaataggcctgttataatgagtaaacactaaaataagagtgttataatgagtaaacactaaaataagagtgttataatgagtaaacactaaaataggcctgttatagtaagtaaacactaaaataggcctgttataatgagtaaacactaagataggtctgttataatgagtaaacactaaaataggtctgttataatgagtaaacactaaaataggcctgttataatgagtaaacactaagaTAGGTCTGTTATAgtaagtaaacactaaaataggcctgttataattaataaacactaaaataagagttataatgagtaaacactaaaataggcctgttatagaaagtaaacactaaaataggcctgttataatgagtaaacaccaaaataggcctgttatagtaggtaaacactaaaatagacCTGTTATAGcaggtaaacactaaaataagagTGTTATAgaaagtaaacactaaaataggcctgttataataagtaaacactaaaataggctgttataatgagtaaacactaaaataggcctgttataatgagtaaacactaaaataggcctgttataataaataaacactaaaataggctgttataatgagtaagcactaaaataggcctgttata
The Salminus brasiliensis chromosome 10, fSalBra1.hap2, whole genome shotgun sequence genome window above contains:
- the gnmt gene encoding glycine N-methyltransferase; protein product: MVDSVYRTRSLGVAAVGLPDQYADGKAAKVWQLYIGDTRRRTDEYRSWLAGLLRQHNCLQVLDVACGTGVDSIMLVEEGFRLVSVDASDKMLKYALKERWERRKETAFDQWVIEEANWLTLTEDVQKPADGFDAVICLGNSFAHLPDFKGDQSDQKLALQNIASMVKPGGILIIDHRNYDYILETGRAPEGKNIYYQSDLKQDISTSVLWVNNKPHMVTLDYSLEVPQEEGVKTPPETSKFRLSYYPHRVESFKELLKEAFLGKCEQSVFGDFKQHKPGQGEAPRYFIHVVKKTA